The following proteins are encoded in a genomic region of Deinococcus proteolyticus MRP:
- a CDS encoding LamB/YcsF family protein produces the protein MHTDLNADAGESFGNWTAGNDAALFPELTSVNLALGFHAGDPLTLRESVALAVQHGLGIGAHPGYPDLQGFGRRAMSLSPDEIYAATIYQIGALQAFLRLAGAPLQHVKAHGALYMRIHEDPQAGAAFCRAVRELVPEAGLVTLAGPAGEALTQQAREQQLTVWREAFPERAYIATGQLAPRSLPGSSIHDPQEAARRAAEMARGRVTSLEGQLLELQVDTLCIHGDNPQATEIARAVRARLAEESVTLRAMGGAPSARALLAEH, from the coding sequence ATGCACACTGACCTGAACGCCGATGCCGGCGAATCTTTCGGCAATTGGACAGCCGGTAACGACGCGGCACTGTTTCCCGAACTGACCAGCGTGAATCTGGCCCTGGGTTTCCACGCCGGCGACCCCCTGACCCTGCGCGAGTCCGTGGCGCTGGCCGTGCAGCACGGGCTGGGCATCGGGGCCCATCCAGGCTACCCGGACCTGCAAGGCTTTGGGCGGCGCGCCATGAGCCTCAGCCCGGACGAAATCTACGCGGCCACCATCTACCAGATCGGCGCGCTCCAGGCTTTTCTCAGGCTGGCCGGCGCGCCTCTACAGCACGTCAAGGCCCACGGGGCACTCTACATGCGCATTCATGAGGACCCGCAGGCCGGCGCCGCGTTCTGCCGAGCGGTGCGCGAACTGGTGCCGGAGGCGGGCTTGGTCACCCTGGCCGGTCCGGCAGGCGAAGCCCTGACGCAGCAGGCACGGGAACAGCAACTGACCGTGTGGCGCGAGGCTTTTCCCGAGCGGGCTTACATCGCCACCGGACAGCTGGCCCCGCGCTCGCTGCCGGGAAGCTCCATCCATGACCCGCAGGAGGCCGCCCGGCGCGCCGCCGAGATGGCCCGTGGGCGCGTGACCAGTCTGGAAGGCCAGCTGCTGGAGTTGCAGGTGGACACGCTGTGTATTCACGGCGACAACCCGCAGGCCACCGAGATTGCCCGTGCCGTTCGCGCCCGGCTGGCCGAGGAAAGTGTCACTCTCAGGGCGATGGGAGGCGCTCCCAGTGCACGCGCATTACTGGCGGAACACTGA
- the pxpB gene encoding 5-oxoprolinase subunit PxpB has translation MPALAAALLSSGLPGLLDAVPAYGSLYVEFDERALPLETLTSWLAGWTPSSSADAGRLVDIPVCYDGEDLAAAAEFSGLSTEQVAQRHSEQTYQVRALGFVAGFPFMETTPPELQLPRRAAPRAKVPAHSLAVAGAQTGIYPVEAPGGWNLLGRTLQAAYDPHREPPFLVQPGDRVRFVAQPAGAPLLPPVQPLDLLPEHPQWPALQVGQPGALSLVMDRGRFRAGRFGLVRSGPLDPEAAALANDLLGNRPDAPLLELHLRGPELEALRACSLAVTGLGLTALVNGQPQPPYSAFTVQPGQRVSFRPSGRGRVTYLALQGGLETGTFMGSASTDLKGGLGRPLRRGQLLGSAQPAAPLRCKRQFLPWWVRRMEAAQEPLQLRLLPAAAGEATESALLGQVYRIRDLDRMGARLDGPTVPGGEITSEGSPVGTVQLPPGGQPIILLNDKGTLGGYRRGGRVHPDDLPRLVQSLPGREVRFVADGIF, from the coding sequence TTGCCCGCCCTGGCCGCAGCCCTGCTGAGCAGCGGACTGCCGGGCCTGCTGGACGCGGTCCCCGCCTACGGGTCGCTGTACGTGGAATTCGACGAGCGGGCGCTGCCTCTGGAGACCCTGACCAGCTGGCTGGCCGGCTGGACCCCCAGCAGCAGCGCGGACGCCGGGCGCCTGGTAGATATTCCCGTCTGTTATGACGGCGAGGACCTGGCGGCGGCGGCCGAGTTCAGTGGCCTGAGCACCGAGCAGGTCGCGCAGCGGCACAGTGAGCAGACCTATCAGGTGCGGGCGCTGGGCTTCGTGGCGGGATTTCCCTTCATGGAGACCACGCCGCCCGAGCTGCAATTGCCGCGCCGCGCCGCCCCACGGGCAAAGGTGCCGGCGCACTCGCTGGCAGTCGCGGGCGCCCAGACCGGCATCTACCCGGTCGAGGCGCCGGGGGGGTGGAACCTGCTGGGCCGTACACTCCAGGCTGCCTACGACCCGCACCGCGAACCGCCATTCCTGGTGCAGCCGGGGGACCGGGTACGCTTCGTAGCGCAGCCGGCGGGGGCTCCCCTCCTGCCGCCGGTTCAGCCGCTGGACCTGCTGCCAGAACACCCGCAGTGGCCCGCGCTCCAAGTCGGGCAGCCAGGTGCCCTGAGCCTGGTGATGGACCGGGGCCGCTTCCGCGCCGGGCGCTTCGGGCTGGTGCGCTCAGGACCGCTGGACCCCGAGGCCGCTGCCCTGGCGAACGACCTGCTGGGCAACCGGCCAGACGCTCCATTGCTGGAACTGCACCTGCGCGGCCCCGAGCTGGAAGCGCTGCGCGCGTGCTCGCTGGCCGTCACCGGCCTGGGTCTGACGGCACTGGTGAACGGGCAGCCGCAGCCCCCCTACAGCGCCTTCACGGTCCAGCCAGGGCAGCGGGTCAGCTTCCGGCCCAGCGGGCGCGGGCGGGTCACTTACCTGGCCCTGCAAGGTGGCCTGGAAACGGGCACCTTTATGGGCAGCGCCAGCACCGACCTCAAGGGCGGCTTGGGCCGGCCCCTGCGGCGCGGGCAGCTGCTGGGCAGCGCACAGCCCGCTGCTCCCCTGCGGTGTAAGCGGCAGTTCCTCCCCTGGTGGGTACGCCGCATGGAAGCAGCGCAGGAACCTTTGCAACTCCGCCTGCTGCCAGCTGCTGCGGGGGAAGCCACCGAATCTGCACTGCTGGGCCAAGTCTACCGAATCCGCGACCTCGACCGCATGGGCGCACGTCTGGACGGCCCTACCGTGCCGGGCGGCGAAATCACCTCGGAAGGGTCGCCGGTGGGCACGGTGCAGCTGCCGCCGGGCGGACAACCCATCATCCTGCTGAACGACAAGGGCACCCTGGGCGGCTACCGGCGTGGGGGCCGCGTTCATCCAGACGACCTGCCCCGCCTGGTGCAGAGCCTGCCAGGCCGCGAGGTGCGCTTCGTAGCAGATGGTATCTTCTGA
- a CDS encoding NRAMP family divalent metal transporter, with the protein MTTQRPKEQNWSVLLGAAFLMATSAIGPGFLTQTSVFTEQLLASFGFVILISIIIDLIVQTNIWRIIAVTGRRTQDTANLVMPGLGSLLAALIVIGGLAFNIGNVGGAGLGLNVMTGLDATTGAILSALFAIGIFLFKEAGQAMDRLAQLLGGVMILLTLYVMFTSHPPYAEAALRTVAPIKFDLFAIITLVGGTVGGYITFAGGHRLLDAGIKGVEALPSVNRGATSAILIASLMRILLFLAALGVVSSGAHLDPDNPPASVFQIAAGDVGYRLFGVVMWAAAITSVVGSAYTSVSFIRSLHPAIERHHTWITVAFIVLSTAVLAAIGKPVAILLAVGALNALILPIALGTMLVAAGRRDLVGDYRHPAWMTWTGWLVVLAMAVLSVRTILTTLPQLFGQS; encoded by the coding sequence ATGACCACCCAAAGGCCCAAAGAACAGAACTGGAGCGTCCTGCTGGGCGCCGCCTTCCTGATGGCGACCTCCGCCATCGGCCCAGGCTTCCTGACCCAGACGTCGGTATTTACCGAGCAGCTGCTCGCCAGTTTCGGATTCGTCATCCTGATCTCCATCATCATTGACCTGATCGTGCAGACCAACATCTGGCGCATCATCGCCGTGACCGGGCGGCGCACCCAGGACACTGCCAACCTCGTCATGCCGGGTCTGGGCTCGCTGCTGGCGGCCCTGATCGTGATCGGGGGTCTGGCCTTTAACATCGGCAACGTGGGCGGCGCCGGGCTGGGCCTGAATGTCATGACCGGACTGGACGCCACGACGGGCGCCATCCTCAGCGCCCTGTTCGCCATTGGCATCTTTCTGTTCAAGGAAGCGGGGCAGGCGATGGACCGGCTGGCCCAGCTGCTGGGCGGCGTGATGATCCTGCTGACCCTCTACGTGATGTTCACTTCGCACCCGCCCTACGCCGAGGCGGCCCTGCGCACGGTGGCTCCGATCAAGTTCGACCTGTTCGCCATCATCACGCTGGTGGGCGGCACGGTGGGCGGCTACATCACCTTCGCCGGGGGCCATCGCCTGCTGGACGCCGGCATCAAGGGTGTGGAGGCGCTGCCCAGCGTGAACCGGGGAGCCACCTCCGCCATCCTGATCGCCTCGCTGATGCGCATTCTGCTGTTTCTGGCGGCGCTAGGTGTGGTGAGCAGCGGCGCCCACTTGGACCCGGATAATCCACCGGCTTCAGTCTTTCAAATTGCAGCGGGCGACGTGGGTTACCGCCTGTTCGGCGTGGTCATGTGGGCGGCGGCCATCACCTCGGTAGTGGGCTCGGCCTACACCAGCGTGTCGTTTATCCGCTCGCTGCACCCGGCGATTGAGCGCCACCATACCTGGATTACCGTGGCCTTTATCGTGCTCTCGACAGCTGTTCTGGCTGCCATCGGCAAGCCGGTGGCCATTCTGCTGGCGGTGGGCGCACTCAACGCGCTAATTCTGCCCATCGCTCTGGGCACCATGTTGGTCGCCGCTGGGCGGCGTGACCTGGTGGGCGACTACCGCCACCCGGCCTGGATGACCTGGACCGGCTGGCTGGTGGTGCTGGCCATGGCCGTGCTAAGCGTCCGAACCATCCTGACCACCCTACCTCAGCTGTTCGGACAATCCTAA
- a CDS encoding HpcH/HpaI aldolase/citrate lyase family protein produces MTSLTWRSVLYVPADNLRALEKAQTLGADAVLLDLEDAVAPERKRDARGQAAAALAQAWPCPVLLRVNAPGTPWHHEDLELALAARPDGVVLPKVEDPQQLHPLPGEWPLWAMIETPLGVLRAPEIAAHGRAAGLIAGTNDLARALRTRPDPERRPLLHALSSVVLAARAHGKVPLDAVYNNVRDPEGFRRECRQGRDLGFAGKTVIHPLQVEPANQEFGVTDAEAEQARALLAAWEEARAQGRSVATFSGALVEQMHVDEAREVLALYTRSAG; encoded by the coding sequence ATGACCTCCCTCACCTGGCGCAGCGTCCTCTATGTGCCTGCCGATAACCTCAGAGCCCTGGAGAAGGCCCAGACCTTGGGGGCCGACGCCGTTCTTCTGGACCTTGAAGATGCTGTGGCCCCTGAACGCAAGCGGGACGCCCGTGGGCAGGCCGCTGCTGCCCTAGCGCAGGCCTGGCCCTGCCCAGTGCTTCTCCGTGTGAATGCTCCCGGTACACCGTGGCACCATGAGGACCTTGAATTGGCTCTGGCCGCCCGTCCTGACGGCGTGGTGCTGCCCAAAGTAGAGGACCCGCAGCAGCTGCATCCCCTTCCCGGCGAATGGCCACTGTGGGCCATGATCGAAACCCCATTAGGTGTGCTGCGCGCCCCTGAAATTGCCGCGCATGGCCGGGCGGCAGGCCTGATTGCCGGCACCAACGACCTGGCCCGCGCCCTGCGGACCCGCCCTGACCCCGAGCGCCGGCCGCTGCTGCACGCCCTGAGCAGCGTGGTGCTGGCGGCCCGTGCCCACGGCAAAGTGCCGCTGGACGCTGTCTACAACAATGTGCGTGACCCGGAAGGCTTCCGCCGGGAATGCCGTCAGGGCCGTGACCTGGGCTTTGCAGGCAAAACCGTGATTCATCCTTTGCAGGTAGAACCTGCCAACCAGGAATTCGGAGTGACCGACGCCGAGGCCGAGCAAGCCCGCGCCCTGCTGGCCGCCTGGGAGGAAGCCCGCGCCCAGGGCCGCTCGGTCGCCACGTTCAGCGGCGCCCTGGTCGAGCAAATGCATGTGGATGAAGCGCGGGAGGTGTTGGCTCTTTACACGCGGTCAGCAGGTTAA
- a CDS encoding replication initiator protein A: MGHNTIRGLDTIRDTRSLARFGITSIQVRLAQEEALRWESSFSIAGRRYHLQGFADLGRPRGIDTDVITGLEAIFALRGFPEDNTIITSGYELAQSAHMPDNGRTYERIRESLLRYWRTGFLVREGFEQPGGNGRTTYYNETLGFFEKISFWEQGVRTGDMEQTTLSRDKTLRIVLTPEFAESLRSGYIHQLDRALLRQIEQPPARALYRLLSAHRQQDDGTQAEELAVDLSDWREACGIQDTRPSKVLRSLQAAHDELTAQGYLTGVEIAGRGQKTRLTYHFRQQGDPDPALVALLMDADFGLSLPVAQQFAAEYPGRVEKAIQFVEARRRAGNPPVRSPAGLLRRVLEDQERYVLGGAGPDAAELTDTAGSSSGSRGAPATVDPDWEAEQVARSQALLQAPPAEQWRACRASLKLVLGSHFSSEEWKHFGQACLDGQWAAAELLQEATRAAARLEMQEFVAGLQRALRG, from the coding sequence ATGGGACACAACACAATCAGGGGACTTGATACCATCCGGGACACCCGGTCCTTGGCTCGCTTCGGGATTACCAGCATCCAGGTGCGCCTGGCGCAGGAGGAGGCGCTGCGCTGGGAAAGCAGCTTCAGCATTGCCGGGCGGCGTTACCATTTGCAGGGGTTCGCTGACCTGGGCCGGCCCCGGGGCATCGACACAGATGTCATCACCGGCCTGGAAGCCATCTTTGCTCTACGCGGCTTTCCTGAGGACAACACCATCATCACCAGCGGCTACGAGCTGGCGCAGTCAGCCCACATGCCCGACAATGGCCGCACCTACGAACGTATCCGCGAAAGCTTGCTGCGCTACTGGCGAACCGGCTTCCTGGTCCGCGAAGGCTTCGAGCAGCCTGGTGGAAATGGCCGCACCACCTACTACAACGAAACCCTGGGGTTTTTTGAGAAAATCAGTTTCTGGGAGCAGGGGGTCCGGACGGGCGACATGGAGCAGACCACGCTGTCGCGGGACAAGACTCTGCGGATCGTGTTGACTCCGGAATTTGCGGAGAGCCTGCGCAGTGGGTACATCCATCAGCTGGACCGTGCCCTGCTGCGGCAGATTGAGCAGCCTCCGGCGCGGGCGCTGTACCGGCTGCTGTCTGCTCACCGTCAACAGGACGACGGTACTCAGGCCGAGGAGCTGGCCGTAGACCTGAGTGACTGGCGCGAGGCCTGCGGCATTCAGGACACCCGGCCTAGCAAGGTGCTGCGCAGTTTACAAGCGGCCCATGATGAGCTGACCGCCCAGGGTTACCTGACCGGTGTGGAAATCGCCGGACGCGGTCAGAAAACCCGGCTGACTTACCATTTCCGTCAGCAGGGCGACCCGGATCCGGCTCTGGTGGCCCTACTGATGGACGCCGATTTTGGCCTGAGCCTGCCGGTGGCGCAGCAGTTCGCCGCCGAATATCCGGGCCGGGTGGAAAAGGCCATTCAGTTTGTAGAAGCCCGGCGCCGGGCTGGAAATCCGCCGGTCCGCAGTCCTGCTGGGCTGCTGCGACGGGTGCTGGAAGATCAAGAACGCTATGTGCTCGGCGGCGCCGGGCCAGATGCAGCCGAGCTGACCGACACGGCAGGCAGCTCAAGTGGCAGCCGCGGGGCTCCGGCGACCGTAGACCCTGACTGGGAAGCGGAACAGGTGGCGCGCAGTCAAGCTCTGCTCCAGGCCCCGCCCGCCGAACAGTGGCGGGCCTGCCGCGCCTCTCTCAAACTCGTGCTGGGCAGCCATTTCTCGTCTGAGGAGTGGAAGCATTTCGGACAGGCCTGCCTGGATGGGCAGTGGGCTGCGGCCGAGCTGCTACAGGAAGCGACGCGGGCTGCGGCCCGCTTGGAGATGCAGGAGTTCGTTGCAGGGCTTCAGAGGGCCCTTAGAGGCTGA
- a CDS encoding glycerate kinase, producing the protein MQPGPEDTRGLRVLVAPDSFKGSLDASAAAAAIAAGVGAAAPDAEICCLPMADGGEGTLDALTAAGGFGRRTMTVTDPLGRPLTGHYAVRANSAVVELAVASGLTLLHDAELDPRRASTRGTGELLRAAAAELPLGGQVLLCLGGSAANDAGTGLLRALGVRFLDAHGDPLPEGGAALARLESIDLSGLPDWVRGLNIEVACDVTHPLVGPQGASVVFGPQKGAAPPVVAELDRALTRFADVVQRQLGVALHHLPGAGAAGGTAGGLHAVLGARLRPGAALVAAASGLTRRLGQERWDLVWTGEGCLDPQSAGGKVVSEVAALAGARGFPVVALAGQVDSATLDALPGLTAAFALADRPLSLTESRARTAELLTRQAEQLTRLYAAALRRPPAG; encoded by the coding sequence ATGCAACCTGGTCCGGAGGACACGCGCGGGCTGCGGGTGCTGGTAGCTCCCGATTCCTTTAAGGGCAGCTTGGACGCTTCAGCGGCAGCAGCGGCTATTGCGGCCGGGGTCGGTGCTGCTGCGCCGGACGCCGAGATCTGCTGTCTGCCGATGGCCGACGGCGGTGAGGGCACGCTGGATGCGCTGACCGCTGCCGGGGGCTTCGGGCGGCGGACGATGACGGTGACGGATCCGCTGGGGCGGCCGCTGACAGGGCACTACGCGGTCCGCGCCAACTCGGCGGTGGTGGAACTGGCGGTGGCGTCCGGCCTGACGCTGCTGCATGACGCCGAGCTGGACCCGCGCCGCGCCAGCACCCGCGGCACCGGAGAGCTGCTGCGGGCAGCGGCTGCCGAACTGCCGCTGGGCGGGCAGGTGCTGCTGTGCCTGGGGGGCAGCGCGGCCAACGACGCCGGCACGGGCTTGCTGCGGGCACTGGGAGTGCGGTTTCTGGACGCTCACGGCGATCCATTGCCTGAAGGCGGCGCGGCCCTCGCCCGGCTGGAGAGCATTGACCTGTCGGGCCTGCCGGACTGGGTGCGGGGGCTAAACATCGAGGTGGCCTGTGACGTGACCCATCCTCTGGTGGGCCCTCAGGGGGCCTCGGTGGTGTTCGGGCCGCAAAAGGGCGCGGCGCCGCCGGTGGTGGCCGAACTTGACCGGGCGCTGACCCGCTTTGCCGATGTCGTGCAGCGGCAGCTGGGCGTGGCGCTCCATCACCTGCCTGGTGCCGGTGCGGCCGGAGGCACAGCCGGGGGCCTCCATGCCGTGCTGGGCGCCCGCCTGCGTCCCGGTGCAGCCTTGGTCGCGGCCGCCAGTGGCCTGACCCGCCGCCTAGGGCAGGAGCGCTGGGACCTTGTCTGGACCGGCGAGGGCTGCCTGGACCCGCAGAGCGCCGGCGGCAAGGTGGTGTCCGAGGTAGCCGCCTTGGCAGGCGCGCGCGGCTTCCCGGTGGTGGCGCTGGCCGGGCAGGTGGACAGCGCTACGCTGGACGCTTTGCCGGGCCTGACCGCGGCCTTCGCGCTGGCCGACCGGCCGCTTTCCCTTACCGAGAGTCGGGCGCGGACGGCCGAACTGCTGACCCGTCAGGCGGAGCAGCTGACCCGGCTGTACGCAGCGGCACTCCGTCGGCCGCCGGCAGGGTGA
- a CDS encoding PAS domain-containing sensor histidine kinase, which yields MTEFQRPGDLLAFALETVCAALQCQAGAAFLGEDSQPAAHWGEADPNGTLATHALKARAHATAQGQPRQEAGWAAFLLPALPLLDGTQALPLGVLVLQRPWDNAAEDTAGEAAQQSFTLPPDLQAFVNMAALALDRLNQQAEAAQWQRQAGRARQLLKFSPVAIAAGSLSGELTQVNDAYLNLLGCTRAEFEAGRVDWAALTPPEYRQADAEAFARAFEEGQSGWYEKEMLSAGGERIPLKVALFRHDDDETLVVGYLRDLREQRALEQAQASITAELNALLQQQGLTLAQLAAQLQRQNGELEARTRVLEGMAQLVQDHSLDTDPYDLIQRAQMFAQELLPHGYAVYYEPEGGLWRLKSQVGCVGNDALQRVLDGGIPFEDTHNLITPWRSGQPYFQDAYNHAADGLQTVTGQLMATATIPVLTHGQPRGIFAFGLNVPQSWTETEKVILESLAAQLGLGLERLEHTRLLVERSRELESTNNALAARTRALEGFAELSRDLTLEHDPLQLIGRAQDLLVSLLPGSLSTYYELDIPAAGGRWQLLSHRGESPDPELLNSLLRGLPYGRTTIIDRPYSTEQPFYQDVYDPATNATVDRRQTGLLRTSGSFPVHTAGTVRGVLVVGRFQSAPWTPANRTLLETVLFSLQLALERAEQTQALQRHAQELENSNAELERFAFIASHDLQEPLRTVAILTERLLGSLQSPSEAQLRYSSYIRENIQRMQSLLQDLRDFTELGRRLQEPREVDLSRKVDYALRSLEPQVQRSGAQVTVGTLPPVQGDPVQVQELLTRLLDNALKFAAEGHPPEIQVSAQQQGGWVQVCVQDHGIGIAPEHFEQIFTVFQRLHGRERYSGNGIGLSVARRIAELHGGRLWVESQPGEGSTFCFTLPAADGVPLRTAGSAAPPDGSAVRPSAPDSR from the coding sequence TTGACCGAATTTCAGCGGCCGGGCGACCTGCTGGCATTCGCGCTGGAAACCGTGTGCGCGGCGCTGCAATGCCAGGCTGGTGCAGCGTTTCTGGGTGAAGACAGCCAGCCGGCTGCCCATTGGGGAGAGGCCGACCCGAACGGCACGCTTGCCACGCACGCCCTCAAGGCCCGCGCCCACGCTACGGCGCAGGGGCAGCCCCGGCAGGAGGCAGGCTGGGCCGCGTTCCTACTGCCCGCGCTCCCATTGCTGGACGGTACACAGGCTCTGCCCCTAGGTGTCTTGGTCCTGCAGCGGCCGTGGGACAACGCAGCGGAAGATACGGCAGGGGAAGCAGCACAGCAGAGCTTTACCCTGCCGCCTGACCTCCAGGCATTCGTGAATATGGCAGCCCTGGCGCTGGACCGGCTGAACCAGCAAGCAGAGGCGGCGCAGTGGCAAAGGCAGGCCGGGCGGGCCCGGCAGCTGCTGAAGTTCAGTCCGGTCGCCATCGCGGCCGGGTCGCTCAGCGGGGAGCTGACCCAGGTGAACGACGCCTACTTGAACCTGCTGGGCTGCACGCGGGCCGAGTTCGAGGCAGGCCGGGTCGACTGGGCCGCCCTGACCCCGCCCGAATACCGGCAGGCCGACGCCGAAGCGTTTGCGCGGGCCTTCGAAGAGGGGCAATCCGGGTGGTACGAAAAGGAGATGCTCAGCGCCGGGGGCGAGCGCATTCCGCTGAAGGTTGCCCTCTTCCGGCACGACGACGACGAAACTCTGGTGGTGGGCTACCTGCGCGACCTGCGCGAGCAACGAGCGCTGGAGCAGGCTCAGGCCAGTATCACTGCCGAGCTGAATGCCCTGCTGCAGCAGCAGGGGCTGACGCTGGCGCAGCTGGCCGCACAATTGCAGCGCCAGAACGGCGAGCTGGAAGCCCGCACCCGCGTGCTCGAAGGCATGGCGCAGCTGGTGCAGGACCACAGTCTGGACACCGACCCCTACGACCTGATTCAACGCGCCCAGATGTTCGCACAGGAACTGCTGCCCCACGGCTACGCGGTCTACTACGAACCTGAAGGCGGGCTGTGGCGGCTGAAATCCCAAGTGGGATGTGTGGGCAACGACGCGCTGCAGCGGGTGCTGGATGGCGGTATCCCCTTCGAAGACACCCACAACCTGATTACGCCCTGGCGCAGCGGCCAGCCCTATTTCCAGGACGCTTATAACCATGCGGCCGACGGCCTGCAGACCGTGACCGGACAGCTCATGGCCACTGCCACTATTCCGGTGCTCACCCACGGGCAGCCCCGCGGCATCTTTGCCTTTGGGCTCAACGTGCCGCAGTCCTGGACCGAAACCGAAAAGGTGATTCTTGAAAGCCTGGCGGCTCAGCTGGGCCTGGGGCTGGAACGTCTGGAACATACCCGGCTGCTGGTGGAACGTTCCCGCGAGCTGGAAAGTACCAACAATGCCCTGGCGGCGCGTACCCGTGCGCTGGAAGGCTTTGCCGAGCTGTCGCGGGACCTGACACTGGAACACGACCCCCTTCAGCTGATTGGCCGCGCGCAGGACCTGCTGGTGTCGCTGCTGCCCGGCAGTTTGAGCACCTACTACGAACTGGACATACCAGCTGCAGGTGGGCGCTGGCAGCTGCTGTCGCACCGTGGGGAGTCCCCCGACCCTGAGCTGCTGAATTCTTTGCTCCGTGGCCTGCCTTACGGCCGAACCACCATTATCGACCGGCCTTACAGCACCGAGCAGCCCTTTTATCAGGACGTGTACGACCCGGCGACCAACGCCACGGTGGACCGCCGCCAGACCGGGTTGCTGCGGACCTCGGGGTCGTTTCCGGTGCATACCGCAGGTACAGTACGCGGCGTGCTGGTGGTGGGCCGCTTTCAGTCTGCGCCCTGGACCCCTGCCAACCGTACCCTGCTCGAAACGGTGCTGTTCAGCTTGCAGCTGGCCCTGGAGCGTGCCGAACAGACGCAGGCCCTACAGCGCCATGCCCAGGAACTGGAAAACAGCAACGCTGAGCTGGAACGCTTCGCCTTTATTGCCAGCCACGACCTGCAAGAACCGCTGCGGACGGTTGCCATCCTGACCGAACGGCTGTTGGGCAGCCTGCAGAGTCCCAGTGAAGCCCAGCTGCGGTACAGCAGCTACATCCGCGAGAACATCCAGCGCATGCAGAGCCTGCTGCAAGACCTGCGCGACTTCACCGAGCTGGGCCGCCGGCTGCAAGAACCCCGCGAGGTGGACCTGAGCCGCAAGGTGGACTATGCCCTGAGGAGCCTGGAACCACAGGTGCAGCGTAGCGGCGCGCAGGTTACCGTGGGCACTTTGCCGCCGGTGCAGGGTGACCCCGTGCAGGTTCAGGAACTGCTGACCCGGCTGCTGGATAACGCTCTCAAGTTTGCGGCCGAGGGTCACCCACCCGAAATACAAGTGAGTGCGCAGCAACAAGGCGGCTGGGTGCAGGTCTGCGTCCAGGACCACGGCATCGGTATCGCCCCAGAGCATTTCGAGCAGATTTTTACCGTGTTTCAGCGGCTGCATGGGCGCGAGCGCTACAGCGGCAACGGTATCGGCCTGTCGGTGGCCCGCCGCATCGCCGAGCTGCACGGTGGGCGCCTGTGGGTGGAGTCGCAGCCTGGTGAGGGCAGCACCTTCTGCTTCACCCTGCCGGCGGCCGACGGAGTGCCGCTGCGTACAGCCGGGTCAGCTGCTCCGCCTGACGGGTCAGCAGTTCGGCCGTCCGCGCCCGACTCTCGGTAA
- a CDS encoding ZIP family metal transporter: protein MQSLLPLLETLTPPQQALAATIFTWSLTALGASLVLFTRTVSPRLLSAAQGLAAGVMLAASFWSLLSPALEMAETQGMVPWIPAAAGLLLGAAFVGGLDKVLPHLHPGFARDQAEGVPVRWSQGALLLAAMTIHNLPEGMAVGVSFGGAGEGVEGASVGSAVALALGIGFQNLPEGLAVALPLYAAGLSRWRAFMFGQASALVEPLGGYLGALFVVNALPILPYALSFAAGAMIFVVIEELIPESQRSGHTDLATQAALGGFVGMMILDVALG, encoded by the coding sequence GTGCAAAGCCTGCTGCCCCTGCTTGAGACTCTGACTCCCCCACAGCAGGCCCTGGCGGCCACCATCTTCACCTGGTCACTCACGGCGCTGGGCGCCTCGCTGGTGCTGTTTACCCGCACGGTCAGTCCCCGGCTGCTCAGCGCGGCGCAGGGCCTGGCCGCCGGGGTGATGCTGGCGGCCAGCTTCTGGTCGCTGCTGAGCCCGGCGCTGGAAATGGCCGAGACCCAGGGCATGGTGCCCTGGATTCCGGCGGCCGCAGGCCTGCTGCTGGGCGCCGCGTTCGTGGGTGGGCTGGACAAGGTGCTGCCGCACCTGCACCCTGGCTTCGCCCGTGACCAGGCCGAGGGCGTGCCGGTGCGCTGGTCGCAGGGGGCGTTGCTGCTGGCCGCCATGACCATCCATAACCTGCCCGAGGGCATGGCGGTGGGCGTCAGCTTCGGCGGGGCTGGCGAGGGCGTAGAGGGGGCCAGTGTGGGCAGCGCGGTGGCCCTGGCGCTGGGCATCGGCTTTCAGAACCTGCCCGAAGGACTGGCGGTGGCGCTGCCGCTCTATGCCGCTGGGCTGTCGCGCTGGCGGGCGTTCATGTTCGGGCAGGCCTCGGCGCTGGTGGAGCCGCTAGGCGGTTACCTGGGGGCACTGTTCGTGGTGAATGCCCTGCCTATCTTGCCCTATGCCCTGAGCTTCGCTGCCGGCGCCATGATTTTCGTGGTCATCGAGGAACTGATTCCCGAATCTCAGCGCTCGGGCCATACCGACCTGGCAACCCAGGCCGCTCTGGGCGGCTTCGTGGGCATGATGATTCTGGATGTGGCGTTGGGCTAG